A part of Rhinoderma darwinii isolate aRhiDar2 chromosome 1, aRhiDar2.hap1, whole genome shotgun sequence genomic DNA contains:
- the WBP1 gene encoding WW domain-binding protein 1 yields the protein MLISSPPPVTLLSSLQAREQCPGLNNKPYVCESGHCCGESGCCTYYYELWWFWLLWTVLILLSCCCAYRHRRAKLRLQHQQRQREINLIAYHRACHYPPSMLDLRVLSSFKLPAYEEVAYRPTTPPPPYSSVLCQLGLPSSSPPPPSDPPSFSPSSDHSSSCSCTSGCMLSGSSSFSVQVTDETGTSPGSDGRSWDQTPEEEDDEQGARGLERSFHKQTAFSSDVDFFDSHQCWDIEEEEEDEEAEEEHYRQRRLTGDSGIEVCLCQVQGAEADEDGGALHDDPACAQRSQSTQSPVEKDETEPTSPIQPV from the exons ATGCTGATTTCTTCCCCCCCT CCGGTAACCCTCCTGTCTTCTCTTCAGGCTCGGGAGCAGTGTCCTGGGTTGAACAATAAGCCGTACGTGTGTGAGAGTGGTCACTGCTGCGGGGAGAGCGGCTGCTGCACCTACTACTACGAGCTGTGGT GGTTCTGGCTCCTCTGGACTGTTCTGATCCTGCTGAGCTGCTGCTGCGCCTATCGCCACCGCCGTGCCAAGCTCCGACTACAGCACCAACAGAGGCAGCGGGAGATTAACCTCATTGCCTACCACCGTGCCTGCCACTACCCGCCGTCTATGCTGGACCTTA GGGTGCTGTCATCCTTTAAGCTTCCAGCCTATGAGGAAGTTGCTTATCGGCCCACCACCCCTCCACCACCATACAGCTCCGTCCTCTGTCAGCTGGGGCTCCCGTCTTCTTCTCCACCCCCTCCATCGGACCCTCCGTCCTTCTCGCCCAGCTCCGATCATTCCAGCAGCTGCTCCTGCACGTCTGGCTGCATGTTATCGGGGAGCAGCTCCTTCTCCGTCCAGGTAACGGATGAGACTGGTACTAGTCCGGGAAGTGATGGCAGGAGCTGGGATCAGACccccgaggaggaggacgacgagCAGGGGGCTCGTGGCCTGGAGCGCTCCTTCCATAAACAGACTGCCTTCTCCTCCGATGTGGATTTCTTTGACTCTCACCAGTGCTGGgacattgaggaggaggaggaggatgaggaggcagAAGAAGAACATTACCGGCAGCGGAGGCTGACCGGGGACTCGGGGATTGAGGTGTGCCTGTGCCAGGTACAGGGAGCGGAGGCGGATGAGGACGGAGGGGCGCTGCACGATGATCCAGCCTGTGCGCAGAGAAGTCAATCCACACAATCTCCCGTGGAGAAGGACGAGACAGAACCAACTTCCCCCATCCAACCCGTGTAA